A single region of the bacterium genome encodes:
- a CDS encoding endonuclease III produces the protein MRKAKRIHRTLDRLYPDLEAPGPHPRPYQLLVSVVLSAQCTDKRVAAVRPTLFARASTPEEMAQVSIPEIEKIIRPLGLSERKSRAISTLSKLLLERHAGQVPRSYPELQALPGVGRKSAGIMMSQGFGLEAFPVDTHIHRLAARWGLSSGKNVRQTERDLMRLYPSSAWNRLHLQIIYFGREHCPARGHDPAGCPICSWAGGGELAQ, from the coding sequence GTGCGCAAGGCGAAGCGAATTCACCGAACGTTGGATCGACTCTATCCGGACCTGGAGGCTCCCGGTCCCCATCCGCGTCCCTACCAGTTACTGGTTTCGGTCGTGCTCTCGGCCCAGTGTACGGACAAGCGAGTGGCGGCCGTTCGGCCGACTCTGTTCGCGCGCGCCTCGACGCCCGAGGAGATGGCGCAGGTCTCCATTCCCGAGATCGAGAAGATCATCCGGCCGCTGGGTCTTTCCGAACGCAAGTCCCGGGCGATCTCGACGCTTTCGAAGCTTCTACTCGAACGCCACGCTGGGCAGGTGCCCCGGAGTTACCCTGAGCTTCAAGCCCTGCCGGGCGTGGGGCGCAAGTCGGCCGGGATCATGATGAGCCAGGGTTTCGGGCTCGAGGCCTTTCCCGTCGATACGCACATTCACCGACTGGCGGCGCGCTGGGGACTGAGTTCGGGGAAGAACGTGCGTCAGACCGAGCGCGATCTCATGAGGCTCTACCCCTCATCCGCCTGGAACCGACTTCACCTGCAAATCATCTACTTTGGTCGCGAGCACTGTCCGGCCCGCGGACACGATCCCGCCGGTTGCCCGATCTGTTCCTGGGCAGGCGGCGGCGAGCTTGCGCAGTAG